A window of Asterias rubens chromosome 22, eAstRub1.3, whole genome shotgun sequence contains these coding sequences:
- the LOC117305436 gene encoding E3 ubiquitin-protein ligase TRIM33-like: MAYSKPSQGSALEKIRKDYLECSICHEEYTEPKLLDCLHSFCKHCLLEYHTTNYKDAKMLICPLCRKETQLPETGVEDFKSNFILTGLAGQLEQVSLSANSKLVCKLCKEKNEATYFCCDCLMIICANCNEIHNQIPASASHIVATLKDISDGKIAMKKTKPKRHPECQTHEGEVMWFYCKTCSMMICQACTVIDHCKPQHEYIDCNQASSTYKQSLAQLFTPLEETMKKLDQSQATASTMKDNLNIAAKRTMAEVKNRADEIRAEVTAQESRIMDEIKTILKDRNKKLEEFEQTVRLNSQQINHSLQTAKDISKNSSVPDFLASYPRISKDLKLLGDQNQPKIDLTLDDLGFTPGVCDISLGNLSMKEPKWELSLEYGEGINGAYDIDASVPGDEMAVADNWKNRVVIYDSKGQQKKTFPLSSSPQAVAALKNQLVIVGYGTNSVKMYNRNGNQMFEFHTVPHSEVGKSSVDLHSVAIMKDTSIIVGDIERSVITKHRSSDGSLLDTVSVQTRPCYLAIDSKDRVVVSGGGKQVDIVEVTGTLLFSINPKIDSQHVEYCKGVCCDSSAIYIAVRNRRCNTGHIHQYDTQGRFISCIAQGPYHPCGISLTSDGQQLAVADKESVKIYNKV, encoded by the exons ATGGCATATTCTAAACCATCACAAGGTTCAGCTCTAGAGAAAATCAGAAAGGATTATCTGGAGTGCAGTATTTGTCACGAGGAGTACACGGAACCCAAACTACTAGACTGTCTTCACAGCTTCTGTAAACACTGTTTACTTGAATATCACACTACCAACTACAAAGATGCAAAGATGCTTATTTGTCCTTTGTGTCGAAAGGAGACACAACTTCCTGAGACGGGTGTTGAAGATTTCAAGAGTAACTTCATTTTAACTGGTCTTGCAGGTCAACTGGAGCAGGTCAGCTTATCTGCAAACAGCAAGTTGGTCTGTAAATTATGCAAGGAGAAAAATGAAGCAACGTATTTCTGTTGTGACTGCCTCATGATCATCTGTGCAAACTGCAATGAAATACACAATCAAATTCCAGCATCGGCAAGCCATATAGTAGCGACTTTGAAAGATATTAGTGATGGAAAGATTGCAATGAAAAAGACAAAACCAAAACGCCATCCAGAATGCCAAACTCATGAAGGTGAAGTGATGTGGTTTTATTGCAAAACATGTAGTATGATGATTTGCCAAGCTTGTACTGTCATAGATCACTGTAAACCACAACATGAGTATATTGACTGCAACCAAGCCTCATCCACATACAAACAGTCTTTGGCTCAACTCTTTACTCCCCTTGAAGAAACCATGAAGAAGCTTGATCAATCTCAAGCAACTGCCTCAACAATGAAAGACAACCTCAACATTGCAGCTAAGAGAACCATGGCAGAGGTGAAGAACAGAGCGGATGAGATCAGGGCTGAGGTAACAGCTCAAGAGAGTCGCATCAtggatgaaataaaaactaTCCTTAAAGATCGGAACAAGAAATTGGAGGAATTTGAGCAAACAGTGCGTCTAAACTCACAGCAAATAAATCATTCACTGCAAACTGCCAAAGACATCAGCAAGAATTCATCAGTGCCTGACTTCCTTGCAAGCTATCCAAGAATCAGTAAGGACTTGAAATTACTTGGAGATCAAAATCAACCTAAGATAGATTTGACCCTGGACGATCTGGGATTCACCCCAGGAGTTTGTGACATCTCCCTGGGTAACCTGAGTATGAAGGAGCCAAAGTGGGAGCTTAGTTTGGAGTATGGTGAAGGAATCAATGGGGCTTATGACATTGATGCCTCTGTACCTGGGGATGAGATGGCAGTGGCAGACAACTGGAAAAACAGAGTGGTAATCTACGACAGTAAGGGACAACAGAAGAAAACTTTCCCACTATCAAGCA GCCCTCAGGCTGTTGCTGCACTCAAGAATCAGTTAGTGATTGTAGGATATGGGACCAACTCTGTCAAGATGTACAATAGGAATGGCAACCAGATGTTTGAATTCCACACAGTGCCTCATAGTGAAGTGGGCAAGTCATCAGTAGACCTCCACAGTGTAGCAATCATGAAGGATACATCAATCATTGTGGGGGATATAGAGAGGTCTGTTATAACTAAACACAGATCCAGTGATGGTTCACTCCTTGACACTGTTTCAGTTCAGACTAGACCTTGCTACTTGGCCATTGACAGCAAGGACAGAGTTGTAGTCAGTGGTGGGGGGAAACAAGTAGACATTGTAGAAGTCACTGGTACTTTATTATTCAGCATCAATCCAAAGATTGATAGTCAACATGTTGAATACTGCAAAGGTGTATGCTGTGACAGCTCAGCTATCTACATTGCAGTGCGCAATAGGCGTTGCAACACTGGTCATATTCATCAGTATGACACTCAGGGTAGATTTATCAGCTGTATTGCTCAGGGTCCGTACCACCCATGTGGAATCTCATTGACATCAGATGGTCAGCAGCTTGCAGTGGCAGACAAGGAATCAGTGAAGATTTATAACAAGGTGTAA